One region of Qipengyuania gaetbuli genomic DNA includes:
- the hutI gene encoding imidazolonepropionase — MSERVYSGCTAATMAGDTTYGLIEDAAIVTSAGRIVWVGRNRDLPGWCAHIPNIGLGGALVTPALIDCHTHLVFGGDRSKEFAMRLSGATYEEIARAGGGIRSTVGATRSASDDELLAGALRRVDDLLADGVAVIEVKSGYGLTIEDEMRMLRVARRIEQHRKVRIRTTWLAAHALPSEYADRADDYVADVTIEGLKRAHQEGLVDAVDGFCEGIGFTPQQMRRVFEAARELGLPVKLHAEQLSDLKGAVLASEFGALSADHLEYLAREDAHHLARSGTVAVLLPGAYFALRETKLPPVEALREHGVRMAVATDANPGSSPLSSLRLAMGMACTQFRLTPEEALAGATRNAAAALGLEKDYGTIELGKRTELAVWDAPGPDFLSYWLGGDLLRGRIIHGEFHER; from the coding sequence ATGAGCGAGCGAGTCTATTCGGGCTGCACGGCAGCGACCATGGCCGGGGATACGACCTACGGCCTGATCGAGGACGCAGCGATCGTCACCAGCGCGGGACGTATCGTGTGGGTCGGCCGCAACCGGGACTTGCCGGGCTGGTGCGCGCATATTCCGAACATCGGCCTCGGCGGCGCGCTGGTCACTCCCGCCCTCATCGATTGCCACACGCATCTCGTGTTCGGCGGCGACCGATCGAAGGAATTCGCCATGCGCCTGTCGGGCGCGACCTACGAGGAAATCGCCCGGGCAGGCGGCGGAATCCGCTCGACGGTCGGCGCCACGCGCAGCGCCAGCGATGACGAATTGCTCGCAGGCGCGCTACGCCGGGTGGACGATCTGCTGGCCGACGGGGTTGCCGTCATCGAAGTGAAATCGGGCTACGGCCTGACGATCGAGGACGAAATGCGCATGCTGCGGGTGGCGCGCCGGATCGAACAGCACCGCAAGGTCCGCATCCGCACCACCTGGCTCGCCGCGCATGCCCTGCCCTCCGAATATGCCGACCGGGCCGACGACTATGTCGCTGATGTCACGATCGAAGGCTTGAAGCGCGCGCACCAAGAAGGTCTGGTCGATGCGGTCGACGGCTTTTGCGAAGGCATCGGCTTCACGCCCCAGCAGATGCGCCGCGTGTTCGAAGCGGCAAGGGAGCTGGGCTTGCCGGTCAAGCTGCATGCCGAACAGCTGAGCGACCTGAAGGGCGCGGTCCTGGCCAGCGAATTCGGCGCGCTTTCCGCTGACCACCTCGAATATCTCGCGCGCGAGGATGCGCACCACCTTGCCCGCAGCGGCACGGTCGCCGTCCTGCTGCCGGGGGCATACTTCGCGCTGCGCGAAACGAAACTGCCGCCCGTCGAGGCGCTGCGCGAGCACGGCGTGCGCATGGCGGTCGCGACCGATGCCAACCCCGGCAGTTCGCCGCTGTCTTCGCTGCGGCTCGCGATGGGCATGGCCTGCACGCAGTTCCGCCTGACGCCGGAAGAGGCGCTGGCCGGTGCCACGCGCAATGCCGCAGCCGCGCTCGGCCTCGAAAAGGATTACGGGACGATCGAACTCGGCAAGCGCACCGAGCTTGCGGTGTGGGATGCTCCCGGCCCCGACTTCCTCAGCTACTGGCTCGGCGGCGATCTCCTGCGCGGCCGGATCATCCACGGAGAATTCCATGAGCGTTGA
- a CDS encoding mechanosensitive ion channel family protein: MRKLVWAILFVFAASALGNPALLAQDAQPAAQEPAAPTKPARDIENISAEQIEADPVGIATEILSTPPGQYSLERLAKLRQLRSALGKRREEARAIADAGTLDSRIIEAQIETLGPAPAEGETEPAATSKRREILSQRLSEELAPLLVLREHQVRAATLITEVDERIATIQEDRLFSFNGTPLNPATWASAITAAGSTLTWYFGKSSIGAIAIGLSLLLVIPAGILWLGRKWMATVRSRAKAASSSARSLAILLVEDITGLLIAVLVVGSMACGVAALSWGAAPQTLLLQISVMAFVSGITIAVARWLGRSIFRSPIESLRIVLLPEALGRQASRLTGLIGVTIALEAFLEVVENDGIVVLAVSRLLSALLVLWGSWLVWRLAGIIARRERKPPEPDPLADQASNEVEIHEAIDFAGPLSKLVKVVALAAVASAVAGFVYLAREIFFDIVGTLAVIAMAFLVQRTLRLILVVLAEGYLRRFRGIIHLLPVFTGFFIALAAVPLLAIIWGYNGQEIIDGIIALRNGVTLGDITISAGDVFAFALVFFLGFVITRWIQRILRLSILPQFALDLGARSAIVTIVGYVGIVLAAIIAITSTGLDLSSLAFVAGALSVGLGFGLQSVVENFVSGIILLLERPVREGDWVEVGPYSGIVRKISVRSTRIETFDNHQIIVPNSQLITETVKNLSFAGDAARIIVPVGVAYDTDLDKARTVLLEVAAANELVIDDPAPSVAVEDFGDNSINLKLLAFVRDVTTGAGVKSDLSFAVAKRFAQEGIEIPFPQRVVTLRDERAAPAGG; the protein is encoded by the coding sequence GTGCGAAAACTAGTCTGGGCGATCCTGTTCGTCTTTGCCGCTTCAGCGCTCGGCAATCCGGCGCTGCTTGCGCAGGATGCTCAGCCCGCGGCACAGGAACCCGCAGCACCGACTAAGCCTGCCCGCGATATCGAGAATATCTCCGCAGAGCAGATCGAGGCCGACCCGGTCGGCATCGCGACCGAAATCCTTTCGACCCCGCCCGGACAATATAGCCTCGAGCGCCTCGCCAAGTTGCGCCAGTTGCGCTCCGCCCTCGGGAAGAGGCGTGAGGAAGCCCGCGCGATTGCCGATGCAGGAACGCTGGATTCACGGATTATCGAAGCCCAGATCGAAACGCTCGGCCCCGCCCCTGCGGAAGGCGAGACGGAGCCTGCAGCCACGTCGAAACGGCGCGAAATCCTCTCCCAGCGTCTATCGGAGGAACTCGCACCGCTGCTCGTACTGCGCGAACATCAGGTGCGTGCCGCCACGCTTATCACCGAAGTGGATGAACGGATTGCCACAATCCAGGAGGACCGGCTCTTCAGCTTCAACGGAACCCCCCTGAACCCGGCAACGTGGGCTAGCGCGATCACCGCCGCAGGCTCCACGCTCACCTGGTATTTTGGAAAGTCGAGCATTGGAGCGATAGCCATTGGACTGTCACTCCTACTCGTTATCCCCGCCGGAATCCTCTGGCTCGGCAGGAAGTGGATGGCGACTGTGCGCAGCCGGGCAAAAGCCGCATCTAGCAGTGCCCGAAGTCTGGCGATCCTTCTGGTCGAAGATATTACCGGGCTGCTCATCGCCGTATTGGTCGTTGGCTCAATGGCATGCGGTGTGGCCGCACTCAGTTGGGGAGCTGCACCCCAAACCCTACTCCTGCAAATCTCTGTCATGGCTTTCGTCAGCGGGATTACGATTGCAGTCGCGCGCTGGCTGGGTCGGAGCATCTTCCGCTCGCCTATCGAGAGCTTGCGGATCGTCCTGCTACCCGAAGCTCTCGGGCGGCAAGCCTCGCGACTGACCGGGCTTATCGGGGTTACCATCGCGCTCGAAGCATTCCTCGAGGTAGTCGAGAACGACGGCATCGTCGTGTTGGCCGTATCGCGCCTGTTGTCCGCATTGCTGGTCCTGTGGGGTAGCTGGCTTGTATGGCGACTTGCCGGAATCATAGCGCGGCGCGAACGAAAGCCTCCCGAGCCCGACCCGCTGGCCGACCAAGCCTCGAACGAGGTCGAGATACACGAGGCGATCGATTTCGCCGGCCCCTTGAGCAAGCTGGTCAAGGTCGTCGCACTCGCCGCCGTGGCTTCGGCAGTCGCGGGCTTCGTCTATCTGGCACGCGAAATTTTCTTCGATATCGTCGGGACGCTTGCCGTTATCGCGATGGCCTTTCTCGTCCAGCGGACCCTGCGATTGATCCTTGTGGTACTTGCCGAAGGGTATTTGCGCCGGTTCCGCGGCATCATCCATCTTCTGCCGGTATTTACGGGCTTCTTCATCGCGCTGGCCGCGGTCCCGTTACTGGCGATCATCTGGGGCTATAACGGCCAGGAAATCATCGACGGAATCATTGCCCTGCGGAACGGCGTCACGCTGGGTGACATCACCATTTCCGCAGGCGATGTGTTCGCCTTTGCGCTCGTCTTCTTCCTCGGCTTTGTCATCACACGGTGGATCCAGCGCATCCTGCGCTTGTCGATTTTGCCGCAATTCGCGCTCGACCTCGGGGCGCGCTCGGCGATCGTCACCATAGTCGGTTACGTCGGCATTGTGCTGGCGGCGATAATCGCCATCACTTCCACCGGTCTCGACCTGTCGAGCCTCGCCTTCGTCGCAGGCGCGCTGTCGGTCGGCCTCGGTTTCGGCCTCCAATCGGTGGTGGAGAATTTCGTCAGCGGCATCATCCTGCTGCTGGAAAGGCCTGTGCGCGAGGGCGACTGGGTAGAGGTCGGCCCCTATTCGGGCATCGTGCGCAAGATCTCCGTCCGCTCGACCCGGATCGAGACATTCGACAATCATCAGATCATCGTTCCGAACTCGCAACTCATCACCGAGACCGTCAAGAACCTCAGCTTCGCCGGGGATGCCGCGCGCATTATCGTGCCGGTCGGGGTCGCCTACGACACCGATCTGGACAAGGCGCGCACTGTATTGCTCGAAGTCGCAGCAGCCAACGAGCTAGTGATCGACGATCCCGCGCCGTCCGTTGCAGTCGAGGATTTCGGCGACAATTCGATCAACCTCAAGCTTCTGGCCTTCGTCCGCGACGTGACGACTGGAGCGGGGGTCAAGTCGGACCTGAGCTTCGCCGTCGCGAAACGCTTTGCGCAGGAAGGCATCGAAATTCCCTTCCCGCAGCGGGTCGTGACGCTGCGCGACGAACGCGCCGCGCCCGCCGGCGGCTAG
- the hutU gene encoding urocanate hydratase has product MSHQIRNARDVKSPTGAELTCGSWQTEAPFRMIQNNLDRTVAENPDELVVYGGIGKAARTWSDFDRILDSLKTLSDDETLLVQSGRPVGVFRTHSDAPRVLIANSNIVPHWANWEHFSELDRKGLMMYGQMTAGSWIYIGTQGIVQGTYETFVEAGRKHYGGDLTGKWILTGGLGGMGGAQPLAAVMAGACCLAVECNPESIDFRLRTRYVDEKAETLDEALALIERWTAAGEAKSIGLLGNAAEIFPELVRRGVRPDIVTDQTSAHDPVNGYLPEGWTMAEWREKRESDPKAVEKAARASMRKQVEAMLAFWDAGVPTLDYGNNIRQVALEEGLENAFAFPGFVPAYIRPLFCRGVGPFRWAALSGDPEDIYKTDAKVKELLPDNHHLHNWLDMARERIAFQGLPARICWVGLGDRHRLGMAFNEMVANGELKAPVVIGRDHLDSGSVASPNRETEAMKDGSDAVSDWPLLNALLNTASGATWVSLHHGGGVGMGFSQHAGMVIVADGSEDAARRLERVLWNDPATGVMRHADAGYDEALDCAREKGLRLPGILGN; this is encoded by the coding sequence ATGAGCCACCAGATCAGGAACGCGCGGGACGTGAAGAGCCCGACCGGCGCCGAACTGACCTGCGGAAGCTGGCAGACCGAGGCGCCGTTCCGCATGATCCAGAACAACCTCGACCGCACGGTCGCGGAGAACCCCGATGAGCTGGTCGTCTATGGCGGCATCGGCAAGGCGGCGCGCACGTGGAGCGATTTCGACCGCATACTCGACAGCCTCAAGACGCTGTCCGACGACGAGACGTTGCTGGTCCAGTCGGGCCGTCCCGTCGGCGTTTTCCGCACCCATTCCGATGCGCCGCGCGTGCTGATCGCCAACTCCAACATCGTCCCCCATTGGGCGAACTGGGAGCATTTCAGCGAGCTCGATAGGAAGGGTCTGATGATGTACGGCCAGATGACGGCCGGATCGTGGATCTACATCGGCACGCAGGGCATCGTGCAGGGCACATACGAAACCTTCGTCGAGGCGGGCCGCAAGCATTACGGCGGCGACCTCACGGGCAAGTGGATCCTCACCGGCGGACTTGGCGGAATGGGCGGTGCCCAGCCGCTCGCCGCGGTCATGGCCGGGGCCTGCTGCCTGGCAGTCGAGTGCAATCCCGAGAGCATCGATTTCCGCCTGCGCACGAGATACGTCGACGAGAAAGCCGAGACGCTGGACGAGGCGCTGGCACTGATCGAGCGCTGGACCGCCGCGGGCGAGGCGAAATCGATCGGCCTCCTTGGCAATGCCGCCGAGATCTTCCCCGAACTGGTCCGCCGCGGCGTACGGCCCGATATCGTCACCGACCAGACCTCCGCGCACGATCCGGTCAACGGCTATCTGCCCGAAGGCTGGACTATGGCCGAATGGCGCGAAAAGCGCGAAAGCGACCCTAAGGCGGTCGAGAAGGCCGCGCGCGCATCCATGCGCAAGCAGGTCGAGGCCATGCTCGCCTTCTGGGACGCAGGGGTGCCGACGCTCGATTACGGCAACAACATCCGCCAGGTCGCGCTGGAAGAGGGGCTGGAGAACGCCTTCGCCTTCCCCGGCTTCGTGCCTGCCTATATCCGCCCGCTGTTCTGCCGCGGCGTGGGCCCGTTCCGCTGGGCCGCGCTGTCGGGCGATCCGGAGGACATCTACAAGACCGATGCCAAGGTGAAGGAGCTGCTGCCCGACAACCATCACCTCCATAACTGGCTCGACATGGCGCGCGAGCGGATCGCCTTCCAGGGCCTGCCCGCGCGCATCTGCTGGGTCGGCCTCGGCGACCGCCACCGGCTCGGCATGGCGTTCAACGAGATGGTGGCGAACGGCGAATTGAAGGCTCCCGTCGTGATCGGGCGGGACCACCTCGATTCCGGGTCGGTCGCCAGCCCCAACCGCGAAACCGAGGCGATGAAGGACGGCTCGGACGCGGTCAGCGACTGGCCGCTGCTCAATGCCCTGCTCAACACCGCTTCGGGTGCGACCTGGGTCAGCCTCCACCATGGCGGCGGCGTGGGCATGGGCTTCTCGCAGCACGCGGGCATGGTAATCGTCGCCGACGGGAGCGAAGACGCGGCCCGCAGGCTGGAACGCGTGCTGTGGAACGATCCGGCCACCGGCGTCATGCGCCATGCCGATGCGGGCTATGACGAGGCGCTCGACTGCGCCCGCGAGAAGGGGCTGCGCCTGCCCGGCATCCTGGGCAACTAG
- the hspQ gene encoding heat shock protein HspQ — protein MDRTLFFSPQAGRTLEAPRRIRTRFAIGDVVRHKVFDFRGVIFDIDPVFANSEEWYSAIPEDIRPDRNQPFYHLLAESDESDYVAYVSQQNLIGDALAGPVSHPDVHQYFQHFEHGRYRMRRKLTH, from the coding sequence ATGGACAGGACTTTGTTTTTCTCTCCGCAGGCAGGCCGCACTCTCGAGGCGCCCCGCCGTATCCGCACCCGCTTCGCGATCGGCGACGTCGTCCGGCACAAGGTGTTCGATTTCAGGGGCGTGATCTTCGATATCGATCCCGTCTTCGCCAATAGCGAGGAATGGTATTCGGCGATCCCCGAAGACATAAGGCCGGATCGCAACCAGCCCTTCTACCACCTGCTCGCCGAAAGCGACGAAAGCGATTACGTCGCCTACGTCAGCCAGCAGAACCTCATCGGCGATGCGCTGGCGGGGCCCGTTTCGCATCCCGACGTGCACCAGTATTTCCAGCATTTCGAACACGGGCGCTACCGGATGCGCCGCAAGCTCACCCACTAG
- a CDS encoding GntR family transcriptional regulator: protein MNSATHSGIREAIRDRIVAGEWKLGELIPGEVEFAEEYGCSRTTVNRALQALAEEGIVERKRKGGTRVRPLPARQAQVNIPILREQVEGGGQEYAHRVLRREQRKPPAALRERMRLGTDQRCAFLESLHLADGKAFAFERRWVNLETVPEFSDADLAETSANEWLVRTVPFSRGEVALSASVADERLAELFGTAAGEALFTMDRTTWFGDRSVTDITLVYKPGYRLNFEI, encoded by the coding sequence GTGAACAGCGCAACCCATTCCGGCATTCGCGAGGCGATCAGGGACCGGATCGTGGCCGGCGAATGGAAGCTGGGCGAGCTGATCCCGGGCGAGGTCGAATTCGCCGAGGAATATGGCTGTTCGCGCACGACGGTGAACCGCGCCCTCCAAGCCCTTGCCGAAGAAGGCATTGTCGAGCGCAAGCGCAAGGGCGGGACCCGCGTGCGCCCGCTCCCGGCGAGGCAGGCGCAGGTCAATATCCCGATCCTGCGCGAGCAGGTGGAGGGAGGAGGACAGGAATACGCCCACCGAGTGCTGCGGCGCGAACAGCGCAAGCCGCCTGCCGCGCTGCGCGAAAGGATGCGGCTTGGCACGGACCAGCGCTGCGCCTTTCTCGAGAGCCTTCACCTCGCCGACGGCAAGGCCTTTGCTTTCGAGCGGCGCTGGGTGAACCTGGAAACGGTGCCCGAATTCAGCGATGCGGACCTTGCCGAGACGAGCGCGAACGAATGGCTGGTGCGCACAGTCCCGTTCTCCCGCGGGGAAGTCGCCCTGTCTGCCAGCGTGGCCGACGAACGCCTTGCCGAACTGTTCGGGACGGCTGCCGGGGAAGCGCTGTTCACGATGGACCGCACGACCTGGTTCGGCGACCGGTCGGTTACCGATATCACGCTCGTCTACAAGCCGGGTTACCGCCTCAATTTCGAGATCTGA
- a CDS encoding formimidoylglutamate deiminase, protein MTGRLSARQILTPSGWVADGVVSWDDAGRITGVSQEGFDAASAVGTLVPGLANLHTHSFQRAMAGLAERRGPSGTDDFWTWRQVMYRFLDVLSPEDIEAIAALVQVEMAEAGYTASAEFHYVHHRPGGARYDDPAQTSLGIFAAATETGIGLTHLPVLYTHGGLDRRPLNQGQSRFGCDVAHFEGLYARIADAATGMPSDFRLGIAPHSLRAVDREGLEACLALCPTGPVHIHAAEQVKEVEEVEQFLGARPVRWLLDSMPVDERWCLIHATHIDEGEVRDLAASGAVAGLCPTTEANLGDGIFPARDYLQHGGRFGLGSDSNIRLSVTEELRMLEVSQRLLHRQRTVLASDDVRSNGRNLLERAASGGAQAIGRPAGAIEVGRLADLVALRDDIPFLDWADADTRLDSWIFGAEERAVSDVWSAGRHIVKGGQHIGAGRVRERFHRTMARLRQAL, encoded by the coding sequence ATGACCGGCAGATTGTCAGCGCGGCAGATTCTCACCCCATCCGGCTGGGTGGCCGACGGCGTGGTGAGCTGGGACGATGCGGGGCGCATTACGGGCGTTTCGCAGGAAGGCTTCGATGCGGCGTCTGCCGTGGGCACGCTGGTGCCGGGCCTTGCCAATCTCCATACGCACAGTTTCCAGCGCGCGATGGCGGGGCTGGCAGAGCGGCGCGGCCCGAGCGGAACCGACGATTTCTGGACCTGGCGGCAGGTCATGTACCGCTTCCTCGACGTGCTCAGTCCGGAGGATATCGAGGCAATCGCGGCGCTGGTGCAGGTGGAGATGGCGGAGGCGGGCTACACCGCCTCGGCGGAATTCCACTACGTACACCATCGCCCGGGCGGCGCGCGGTATGACGATCCGGCGCAAACCTCGCTCGGTATCTTTGCCGCTGCCACCGAAACCGGGATCGGCCTGACGCATCTGCCGGTGCTCTATACGCATGGCGGGCTGGACCGGCGGCCTCTCAATCAGGGCCAATCGCGGTTCGGCTGCGACGTGGCGCATTTCGAGGGACTCTATGCGAGGATCGCCGATGCGGCGACGGGCATGCCGTCCGACTTCCGTCTCGGCATTGCGCCCCATTCGCTGCGGGCGGTCGACCGCGAGGGGCTGGAGGCCTGCCTGGCGCTCTGTCCCACAGGGCCGGTCCACATCCATGCTGCCGAACAGGTCAAGGAAGTGGAGGAGGTCGAACAGTTCCTCGGCGCGCGGCCGGTTCGCTGGCTGCTCGACTCCATGCCGGTCGACGAGCGCTGGTGCCTGATCCACGCGACGCATATCGACGAGGGCGAAGTGCGCGACCTTGCCGCCTCGGGCGCGGTCGCTGGTCTTTGCCCCACGACCGAGGCGAACCTTGGCGACGGCATCTTCCCGGCCCGCGACTATCTGCAGCACGGCGGGCGGTTTGGACTGGGTTCGGATTCGAATATCCGCCTTTCGGTGACCGAGGAACTGCGGATGCTCGAAGTCTCGCAGCGCCTGCTCCACCGCCAGCGGACCGTGCTGGCGAGCGACGATGTGCGCTCGAACGGGCGTAACCTGCTGGAGCGCGCGGCAAGCGGCGGGGCGCAGGCGATCGGGCGACCCGCAGGAGCTATCGAAGTAGGGCGGTTGGCCGATTTGGTGGCGCTGCGCGACGATATTCCCTTCCTCGACTGGGCGGATGCGGACACGCGCCTCGACAGCTGGATATTCGGCGCAGAGGAACGTGCGGTCAGCGACGTGTGGTCCGCAGGGCGTCACATCGTCAAAGGCGGGCAACATATCGGCGCAGGGCGCGTCCGCGAGCGTTTCCACCGGACCATGGCCCGCCTGAGGCAGGCCCTGTGA
- the hutG gene encoding N-formylglutamate deformylase — translation MTPVTVTRGTSPIVLAQPHSGTWLPDEVLEALEPSARELVDTDWRIPELYEGLLPDATVVRAEFNRYVIDANRPPDDASLYPGQNTTGLVPLHDFDARPIWRSAPDEAETARRLALYHAPYHEALRGELERAKAQHGFAILYDCHSIRSEAPYLFDGTLADLNIGTNSGASCSPVIERAVERTCKEAEGFTSVLNGRFKGGWTTRHYGQPDRGVHAVQMEIAQSAYLETEAPPFALSPEKSARLRGVLARVFAAIEDSFGEIA, via the coding sequence GTGACACCGGTCACCGTTACCAGGGGCACTTCGCCCATCGTCCTTGCGCAACCCCATTCGGGCACCTGGCTGCCGGACGAGGTGCTGGAGGCACTCGAACCGTCAGCACGCGAGCTGGTCGATACCGACTGGCGGATCCCGGAACTCTACGAGGGGCTGCTGCCCGATGCGACGGTCGTGCGCGCCGAATTCAACCGCTACGTGATCGACGCAAACCGTCCACCCGACGATGCCTCGCTCTACCCGGGCCAGAACACCACGGGTCTTGTCCCGCTGCATGATTTCGATGCCCGCCCGATCTGGCGCAGTGCGCCCGACGAGGCAGAGACGGCGCGCAGGCTCGCCCTCTACCATGCCCCCTATCACGAGGCGCTCCGCGGAGAGCTGGAGCGAGCCAAAGCGCAGCACGGTTTCGCCATCCTCTACGACTGCCACTCGATCCGGTCCGAGGCGCCGTACCTGTTCGACGGCACGCTGGCCGATCTCAACATCGGCACGAATTCCGGCGCATCCTGCTCTCCAGTGATAGAGCGCGCGGTCGAGCGCACCTGCAAGGAGGCGGAAGGTTTCACCTCGGTCCTCAACGGCCGGTTCAAGGGCGGGTGGACGACGCGCCATTATGGCCAGCCGGACAGGGGCGTGCACGCGGTCCAGATGGAGATCGCGCAAAGCGCCTATCTCGAAACCGAAGCCCCGCCCTTTGCCCTTTCGCCTGAAAAATCGGCACGTCTGCGCGGGGTTCTCGCCCGCGTATTCGCTGCCATCGAAGACAGTTTTGGAGAGATTGCATGA
- the hutH gene encoding histidine ammonia-lyase — MSVELAPGAVSLAELEQLFRTGSAFYVSGEAMADVAAAVERLEKAVATGGALYGVNTGFGKLASVRIADGDLATLQRNIVLSHSAGFGKPLLPEIVRLVIALKCISLGRGASAVRPVVIERLQQMVACDVIPVVPEKGSVGASGDLAPLAHIAAVLIGEGEAFYKGERMAAGKAMQLAGLEPVELQAKEGLALLNGTQVSTALALAGLFDAWRLSVNSLVTTALSVDAAMGSSAPFRDEIHTLRGHRGQVDAARIVRGLLEGSEIRESHLEDDLRVQDPYCLRCAPQVVGACLDQLRHCAQVLTTEANAVTDNPLVLSCGEVVSGGNFHAEPVGLAADAIALAISEVGSIAQRRVALLVDPSLSFGLPAFLSADPGLQSGLMIAEVTSAAIMSENRALANPRTVDSTPTSANQEDHVSMACHAGRRLLEMNENLAAILGIEALSAVQGIEYRAPLRTSGALQAVIACVREASPTLDSDRQVDGDIAAAAELLASGPLAPEVEGALIGEALA, encoded by the coding sequence ATGAGCGTTGAACTCGCGCCCGGTGCGGTCAGCCTGGCCGAACTCGAACAGCTGTTCCGCACCGGATCGGCCTTCTATGTCTCGGGCGAGGCGATGGCCGATGTCGCGGCCGCGGTCGAGCGACTTGAGAAAGCGGTCGCTACGGGCGGCGCGCTGTACGGGGTGAACACGGGCTTCGGCAAACTGGCCAGCGTGCGCATCGCCGATGGCGACCTCGCCACGCTCCAGCGAAATATCGTGCTCTCGCACAGCGCGGGCTTCGGCAAGCCGCTCTTGCCGGAAATCGTCCGCCTCGTCATCGCGCTGAAGTGCATCTCGCTGGGCCGCGGCGCTTCGGCGGTGAGGCCCGTGGTGATCGAGCGGCTGCAGCAGATGGTCGCCTGCGATGTCATTCCGGTAGTCCCCGAAAAGGGATCGGTCGGCGCATCGGGCGACCTAGCCCCGCTCGCCCACATCGCCGCCGTGCTGATCGGAGAGGGCGAGGCCTTCTACAAGGGCGAGCGCATGGCCGCAGGCAAGGCGATGCAGCTGGCCGGCCTCGAGCCGGTGGAACTGCAGGCCAAGGAAGGCCTCGCGCTGCTCAACGGCACGCAGGTTTCGACCGCGCTCGCGCTGGCGGGGCTGTTCGATGCCTGGCGCCTGTCGGTCAATTCGCTGGTGACGACCGCGCTGTCGGTCGATGCCGCGATGGGTTCTTCCGCGCCCTTCCGCGACGAGATCCATACGCTGCGCGGTCACCGCGGTCAGGTCGACGCAGCGCGGATCGTGCGCGGCCTGCTCGAAGGATCGGAAATCCGCGAGAGCCATCTCGAAGACGATTTGCGCGTTCAGGACCCCTATTGCTTGCGATGCGCCCCGCAGGTCGTCGGCGCCTGCCTCGACCAGCTGCGCCATTGTGCGCAGGTCCTGACGACTGAAGCCAATGCGGTGACCGACAACCCGCTGGTCCTGTCATGCGGCGAGGTGGTTTCGGGCGGCAATTTCCACGCCGAGCCCGTTGGTCTTGCCGCCGATGCCATCGCGCTCGCCATTTCGGAAGTCGGCAGCATCGCGCAGCGGCGCGTCGCCCTGCTGGTCGATCCTTCGCTCAGCTTCGGCCTGCCCGCCTTCCTTTCCGCCGATCCCGGCCTCCAGTCCGGCCTGATGATCGCGGAAGTCACATCGGCCGCGATCATGAGCGAGAACCGCGCGCTGGCTAATCCGCGCACGGTGGATTCGACGCCGACCTCGGCCAACCAGGAAGACCATGTCTCCATGGCCTGCCATGCCGGGCGCCGCCTGCTCGAAATGAACGAGAATCTCGCCGCGATCCTCGGCATCGAGGCACTGTCGGCGGTGCAGGGTATCGAATATCGCGCCCCGCTGCGCACCAGCGGCGCGCTGCAGGCCGTCATCGCCTGCGTGCGCGAAGCTTCGCCGACGCTCGACAGCGACCGGCAGGTCGACGGCGACATCGCGGCGGCGGCAGAACTGCTCGCCTCCGGCCCGCTCGCGCCCGAGGTCGAGGGGGCCTTGATCGGCGAGGCGCTGGCGTGA